CATTTTAAAACTTTTATACTATTAAATAAGTAAAAAAAATAATGATTTTATCTAAAAATAGTTAATTCTTTGTATGCAGGTAATGTAGTTCTAGTTCTTTTAACCATTTTTTTTTAATAGCTAAAAGAGATTCTCTTCTTTACCAATTAAAGGTACACGAGGCTCTCGTACATTTTCAGTACCGATACCAGAGTAGAAACCCTTACTAATTCAATGTTTTGTATTAATTTAGAATTTATGTATAACTTTTAATAAAGGTAAGAACCAATGTTAGATTTATCTAGCTTGATCATCTTTTCCTGATTTTATAAGTTAAAGATAGTAAAAGTCTCTGTTAGAAATACAGATAACTAAATCTGCAACTCCACCTATCAGTACTAATATAAATACTTTCTAAAGCTAAAGTATCTAAAATGTACTATCTAAATTAATTCCAATAATAACTGGCATCTAATTGTGCATTAATATTTAATTGAAAGTTAACTAAATCCAATGTATCTTCGTTAGTGAATTTAGTTGTAGTAACTTCAGGCATAATGTCTTCCCAATTTATATTTATGTTCTTTTTTTGGTGCAAGCTTATATTAGATTTGCAAATTTATATCAGATTTGTAAATTTTTTTGATTAATTTCTAACTATTGGTAGTAGTATATTACCTTTTTTTTGCTTTTTAGCATGTTAATAGGTGAATATTTTATAAATTTATAAAAAATATTTTTAAATACATGAAAGTTTTACCATTTAAAATTCCAAAAACTAAAAATTTAGGATTAATATATCAAGAAGATAATGGCGCATTTTTCTATGATAAATTTCATCAGCATGAAGAAATTCAACTATGTTATATTGTTAAAGGAGAAGGTACTTTAATTGTAGGAGATACGGTTAACGAATATAAATCTAATGATATTTTAGTTATTGCAGGTAATCAACCTCACGTTTTTAAAAGTGATACTTCTAGGATAAAAAACTCTTCAATGATTTCGCTTTTCTTTACTCAAAAATCATTTGGAGAAACGTTTTTTGAATTAGATGATTTTAAAGATATCGCAACTTTTTTTAATATTGCTAAAAATAGTTTTAGAGTCAAATCGAACAATAAAAAATTAAGAAGATATTTTTTAAAATTACAAAAAAGTAGGGATTTATTAAAGTTTATTGTTTTTATAAGGATAGTCGATGTTATTTTAAAATCAGAAACAGAATCTCTTTCGTCATTTGTTTATGAAAAAAAATATACAGATAATGAAGGAAAACGAATGAGAGATATTATGGATTATACATTGAGTAACTATAATAAAAAAATAGAATTAGAAGATATTGCTGCTGTTGCAAATATGACTTCTAATGCTTTTTGTAGATATTTTAAGCAGAGAACAAATAAAACATTTTTTACTTTTTTAAATGAGTTAAGAATTGAAACTGCTTGTAAATTATTACAAAATAAAGATTATTCTATTATTGAAGTGTCAGAGAAATCTGGATTCAAGAATATTTCAAATTTCAACAGAAAATTTAAAGAATTAAAAAATAAAACGCCATCAAATTATCGATTAAATTATTAAATTACCATAAAAAACCAACTATAAATGTGTTTTATTTAAAAATAAAACTATTTACGGTAATTATTGGTTATATTTGGTGACTATTTCTTAAACTTAAAACATGAACAAATTTATATTATTCTTTTTCTTTATTTTAATTACAAAAATTTCAGCTCAAGAAACATTACCTATTTACGCAGATTATTTATCTGACAATACTTATTTATTACATCCAGCAGCAGCGGGTATTGGAAGCTGTGGGAAATTACGTGTAACAGCTCGTCAGCAATGGGTAGGGGTAAAAGATGCTCCTTCTTTACAAACAGCAAGTTTTCATGCAAAATTTAACGAAAATTCAAAAGGAGCGTATGGTTTAATTCTTTTTAATGATAAAAACGGATATCATTCTCAAAAAGGATTGCAAGGTACGTATGCATATCATT
The Tenacibaculum pacificus DNA segment above includes these coding regions:
- a CDS encoding AraC family transcriptional regulator produces the protein MKVLPFKIPKTKNLGLIYQEDNGAFFYDKFHQHEEIQLCYIVKGEGTLIVGDTVNEYKSNDILVIAGNQPHVFKSDTSRIKNSSMISLFFTQKSFGETFFELDDFKDIATFFNIAKNSFRVKSNNKKLRRYFLKLQKSRDLLKFIVFIRIVDVILKSETESLSSFVYEKKYTDNEGKRMRDIMDYTLSNYNKKIELEDIAAVANMTSNAFCRYFKQRTNKTFFTFLNELRIETACKLLQNKDYSIIEVSEKSGFKNISNFNRKFKELKNKTPSNYRLNY